The DNA segment AACGCGGCCATCCACGCTCTTGCCCGAAGCGAAGAAATTCCAGCACTTTCGGCCTTGTACCGATGCGAGCATGACGATTTCGACGGAGCGATCGCGCAGGCGCTTCGCCAGGGCGATGGGCGTATACTGGCAGCCATGGCGCACCCCACGCAGACCAACGAAGTCGGACGGGCGGCTGCGCTGCTGTGCGCGCTCATGGTGGTGCAACTCCAGACAGGCATGGCTTTCGACCTGCTGGAACTCGGCGCAAGTTGCGGGCTCAATCTCAACCTCGACCATTACGACTACGCCCTTGCCGGCCGGCAGGTGGGACGGGCTGGCTCGCCCGTGCGGGTGGCACCCGAATGGCGCGGCGCGCCGCCGCCGCACGCCCCGGTAGAAATTCGCTCCGCGCGCGGCGTCGATCTAAACCCGCCCGACCTTGACGATCCCGCAACGGCCGATCGCATGCTGTCCTATGTGTGGGCCGATCAGGGCGCGCGGCTGGAGCGGCTGGCACTGGCGCTGGACTTGGCGCGCACGCACAGGCCCCTGGTTGATCGCATGGATGCCGGCTCATGGCTGGGACAACGGCTGGCAGAACCCCAGAGTGAAGGCGCCTGCCGGGTCGTGCTCCATTCGATGATGATCCAGTATCTGGCCACCGAAGAGCGAGCGGTGGTGGAAGGCGCCATTCGCCAAGCAGGCGAGTGCGCCGACGCCCGGCATCCCCTCGCCTGGATCAGCTTCGAGTGGACGCAAGATCGCAGCGAGGTGCGCCTCCTGCTGACGCTTTGGCCCGATGGCAGCACCCGTCACCTGGCGACCTGCCACCCCTACGGCGCCTGGATCGACTGGCTGGCCGACTAAGTCCGGCCAGCCAGTCCGTCTGGGCCGGCTACGGCAATCAGGTCTCTGCGATGACCGCCGGACGCTGAACGAGCAAGCAAGGGTCAGCTAAGGATCGCGCTTGGATTTGCTGGAGCGATGCCTCGGCGGCGCCCTTGCCACCCCAACATCGGGCATGAGAGCCCGATGGCATACACTCACACGTATCTCTAGGCCGCGCGCCTCTCCTTGCTGATCTCCGACGATAGAGAGCAGCAGATCGCCTATCAGGGCATGCCGCGAGGGCGCCTGCGGATCAGTCCGGTGCTGTCGGACGGACGGCTATTTGTCTGCCGTTGCTCGGACGCTTGGCTCAGGCCTAACCCATGACACTTCTCCTTGTGTCACCCGAACTGACAAACTGACCCCCGCATTGCCTCAAGCAGAATGTTACCGGTAGGACTGCGGGCCCGAGGGGGATGGAGGCTGTTCTGTAACCCTGGATCGGGGATGTCGGATGGGCAGGCGGATCAGCATGGCGACACGATCGGAGTTGGTGGGGGCGATTATCGAGCGGTATCGATCATGCTCTCGGGCGAGCAAGCAGCAGATCCTGGACGAGTTTGTTGCGGTCACCGGTTATCATCGCAAGCACGCGATCCGCGTGCTTGGACGCCGCGAGACGAAGCCGCCGCGCGACCGGCGTCAGGCGATCCGTTACGGCGGCGATGTCCGCGAGGCGCTGGTGGTGTTGTGGGAGGCGTCGGATCGCCTCTGCTCAAAGCGCCTGAAGCCGTTGATCCCGGTTCTGCTACCGGCGCTCGAGCGGCACGACCGGCTCGACGTCAGTGCCGAGCTGCGCGACAAGCTGCTCACGGTGAGCGCGGCGACGATGGACCGGCTGCTGTCGGAGGTGCGTATTGTCGCGCGCGGCGGGCGGCGGCGTCGGACCGGCATGAGCTCCGCAGTGCGCCGGTCGGTTCCGGTCCGCACCTTCGGGGACTGGAACGATCCTGTGCCCGGTTATGTTGAGGTCGACTTCGTGGCGCATTCCGGCACCTCTTCCTCCGGCAGTTTCGTGCAAACGATGGTGCTGACCGACATCGCCACGGGGTGGACCGAATGCGTGCCGGTCCGCAGTCGCGACAGCAGCCTGGTGGTTGCGGCGATCCAGCAAGCGCAGCGGTTCTTTCCGTTCCCACTCCTGGGCGTAGACTTCGACAATGACAGCGCCTTCATGAATGAACTCGTGGTCTGCTGGTGCCGAAGCCAGGGTCTGGAGGTGACGCGCTCCCGGGCCTATCGCAAGAATGATCAGGCGTGGGTCGAGCAGAAGAACGGCGCCATCGTCCGGCGCCTGGTGGGCTACGGCAGGTTCGTGGGAGCGGAGGCGACAGCGGCGCTCAGCCGCTTGTACGATGTGGTGCGGCTGCACGGTAATCTGTTCCAACCCTCGTTCAAACTGCGGGAGAAGACCCGGATCGGTGCGCGCATCATCAAACGCTATCATCCGCCCACGCCGCCGGCCGCGCGCGTGCTGGCTCATCCCGATGTAGCCGCGCCCGATAAAGAGCGGCTGAGCCGGATGCTGGAAATGGCCGATCCCGTGATGCTGTTCGCAGGCATCCGGGCAGCACAAGACGATCTGGGGAAACGCGTCGATCGCCGCGGGCTGAATGCCAAGCCTGAGGAGCCGGTCGTTGTCGACCTGCAGCGCTTTGCCGTCAATCTGGAGACAGCCTGGCAGGCGGGCGAGACGCGGCCCACGCATCGGCGTCCCTATCGGCGAACCAAGCCCTATCCCAAAAGGCCGAGCATGCTCGATCCGTTCGAGGCGCAAATCCGCGCGTGGATCGCGGCGGACCCGACGCTCTCGGCAGCCGCAGTGTTGCAGCGGCTTATGAGCGCCGATCCGTCACGCTTCACGAAGAAGAGCGAGCGAACGGTGCAATTAGCCGTGAAGGCGTGGCGCGCGGAAATCACCGGGCAGATCATCCTCAATGGTGACTGGATGAAGGGCTTCGCCCTATCTGCACCCGCCGCGGCGGGTGGAGATAGGGCGCACCTCGCAACCGCTCAGCCCGGTAACAATCTTCGGTGAGGCAACACGTGGGGTCAAATCTGCAGTTCGTTTGACACCTTGGCCTGGAATGGCCGGGGAGAGAACGAGCGGAGGCAGGCCTGCGGAACCTTGTCACACGTTCTGACCTGCATTCCGAGGGCGCCGTTCATGCACGGCGGGGTCGATGTCTGAACGTCCCATGATGCTTCTCCCGTGGCCGGAATAGCCGATCAGAGGATATCGGACGCCGATGCCGAGCGTCGCCCTGTTTGCAGATGGCAGCTAGCGCTCAAAGCCTTGCC comes from the Novosphingobium pentaromativorans US6-1 genome and includes:
- a CDS encoding DUF2332 domain-containing protein; protein product: MPNDGDWRLTLPTHRLPVRVAAHLGCRSELGRQALFARSIGSPFVAAVLEAGQRQLDQAPLTADLIDNWQGDPASSAMAMRFNAAIHALARSEEIPALSALYRCEHDDFDGAIAQALRQGDGRILAAMAHPTQTNEVGRAAALLCALMVVQLQTGMAFDLLELGASCGLNLNLDHYDYALAGRQVGRAGSPVRVAPEWRGAPPPHAPVEIRSARGVDLNPPDLDDPATADRMLSYVWADQGARLERLALALDLARTHRPLVDRMDAGSWLGQRLAEPQSEGACRVVLHSMMIQYLATEERAVVEGAIRQAGECADARHPLAWISFEWTQDRSEVRLLLTLWPDGSTRHLATCHPYGAWIDWLAD
- a CDS encoding integrase catalytic domain-containing protein, translated to MGRRISMATRSELVGAIIERYRSCSRASKQQILDEFVAVTGYHRKHAIRVLGRRETKPPRDRRQAIRYGGDVREALVVLWEASDRLCSKRLKPLIPVLLPALERHDRLDVSAELRDKLLTVSAATMDRLLSEVRIVARGGRRRRTGMSSAVRRSVPVRTFGDWNDPVPGYVEVDFVAHSGTSSSGSFVQTMVLTDIATGWTECVPVRSRDSSLVVAAIQQAQRFFPFPLLGVDFDNDSAFMNELVVCWCRSQGLEVTRSRAYRKNDQAWVEQKNGAIVRRLVGYGRFVGAEATAALSRLYDVVRLHGNLFQPSFKLREKTRIGARIIKRYHPPTPPAARVLAHPDVAAPDKERLSRMLEMADPVMLFAGIRAAQDDLGKRVDRRGLNAKPEEPVVVDLQRFAVNLETAWQAGETRPTHRRPYRRTKPYPKRPSMLDPFEAQIRAWIAADPTLSAAAVLQRLMSADPSRFTKKSERTVQLAVKAWRAEITGQIILNGDWMKGFALSAPAAAGGDRAHLATAQPGNNLR